The following proteins come from a genomic window of Aspergillus luchuensis IFO 4308 DNA, chromosome 3, nearly complete sequence:
- a CDS encoding acyl-CoA synthetase (COG:I;~EggNog:ENOG410PKQX;~InterPro:IPR000873,IPR020845,IPR042099,IPR025110;~PFAM:PF00501,PF13193) — MGLTNGQSIQGQDAEHQALPLTALPSLPLFVQANAFAQNTPDKIAVVDATKGQEFTYGQLLADAVALKKVILEELGLTEVGNLEERRIAFLTPNGYDYVVTQWAVWAAGGVTVPLCTTHPVKELLYTIGDSDPSLLFLHPTFAHFETPLKESISKPIPFKPLTPHQQTTTSITLPTISPISFLNHRALMIYTSGTTSNPKGCVTTHKNITFQAQCLIEAWKYNPSDRLIHVLPLHHIHGIINGLTASLLSGVTVEMHPKFDPATIWTRWREGGSTMFMAVPTIYSRLIDYFETHLRGTEHEAAARSGAQSLRLMVSGSAALPTPVKSKFAAITGQVLLERFGMTEIGMAISCGLETEKRVDGSVGWPLPGVQVRLTDKESGKVVDAVDEDGMIEIKGDNVFIEYWRKPEATKKEFTEDGWFKTGDVARRDAQGAYFIQGRASVDLIKSGGYKISALEVERKMLGLDAIQEVAVVGLADEEWGQRVAAVVKQRSGTEPLELASLRAQLKQEMAPYKVPTVLKLVEAIERNAMGKVNKKTLVQKYWPELA, encoded by the exons atgGGACTCACTAATGGTCAATCTATACAAGG GCAAGATGCGGAACACCAGGCCCTCCCATTGACGGCCCTTCCCTCTCTGCCCTTGTTCGTGCAGGCAAATGCCTTTGCGCAGAACACTCCCGACAAGATTGCCGTCGTGGACGCCACCAAAGGGCAGGAATTCACCTATGGACAACTGCTAGCCGATGCGGTCGCCCTTAAGAAGGTCATTCTGGAAGAGCTAGGCCTCACTGAAGTCGGAAACCTGGAAGAGCGCCGCATCGCCTTCCTGACGCCCAACGGCTACGACTACGTGGTTACGCAATGGGCCGTCTGGGCCGCGGGGGGTGTCACCGTCCCTCTCT GCACCACCCACCCCGTCAAAGAGCTCCTCTACACAATCGGAGACTCCGACCCCTCCCTACTCTTCCTGCACCCAACATTCGCGCACTTCGAGACCCCACTCAAGGAAAGCATCAGCAAACCGATCCCCTTCAAACCCCTCACCCCACACCAgcaaaccaccacctccatcaccctccCAACCATCAGCCCAATCTCATTCCTGAACCACCGCGCCCTCATGATCTACACCTCCGGCACAACCAGCAACCCAAAGGGCTGCGTAACCACACACAAGAACATCACCTTCCAAGCGCAATGCCTGATCGAAGCGTGGAAATACAACCCCAGTGACCGACTGATCCACGtgctccccctccaccacatccacgGCATCATCAACGGCCTCACAGCCAGTCTCCTCAGCGGCGTCACCGTCGAAATGCACCCGAAATTCGACCCCGCCACGATCTGGACCCGCTGGCGCGAAGGCGGCTCCACCATGTTCATGGCCGTGCCCACCATCTACTCGCGTCTCATCGACTACTTCGAAACCCACCTGCGAGGCACCGAGCACGAAGCCGCCGCCCGCTCTGGCGCCCAGTCCCTCCGTCTCATGGTCAGCGGGTCCGCGGCGCTGCCGACCCCGGTGAAGAGCAAGTTCGCCGCCATCACGGGACAGGTGCTTCTCGAGCGGTTTGGAATGACCGAGATCGGCATGGCGATTAGCTGTGGcttggagacggagaagcgCGTTGACGGGAGCGTGGGGTGGCCGTTGCCGGGTGTGCAGGTGCGGTTGACGGATAAGGAGAGTGGGAAGGTGGTTGAtgcggtggatgaggatgggatgATTGAGATCAAGGGTGATAATGTCTTTATTGAGTATTGGCGTAAGCCGGAGGCTACGAAGAAGGAGTTTActgaggatggatggttcaAGACTGGGGATGTGGCGAGACGGGATGCGCAGGGCGCGTACTTTATTCAGGGTCGTGCGTCTGTTGACTTGATCAAGTCTGGGGGCTATAAGATCTCGgcgttggaggtggagaggaagatgctgGGACTGGATGCTATCCAGGAGGTGGCGGTTGTGGGGTTGGCGGATGAGGAATGGGGACAGCGTGTGGCTGCTGTGGTTAAGCAGCGGTCTGGG ACGGAACCCTTGGAACTGGCGAGTCTGCGTGCGCAGCTCAAGCAGGAGATGGCGCCTTACAAGGTGCCGACGGTATTGAAGTTGGTGGAAGCGATTGAACGTAATGCCATGGGCAAAGTGAACAAGAAGACGCTGGTGCAGAAATATTGGCCGGAGCTGGCCTAG
- a CDS encoding uncharacterized protein (CAZy:CE10;~COG:V;~EggNog:ENOG410PWZP;~InterPro:IPR029058,IPR013094;~MEROPS:MER0043003;~PFAM:PF07859;~go_function: GO:0016787 - hydrolase activity [Evidence IEA]), producing MANQAPQNRNARNQLVQNQPIRSQTTPNRLRWWSWTDLRIRQHRILVERHYPMPEGGPAHAKGTIEVESRQTGRIIRVNWYCGMDNTNAAAPVIIHLSGRNFCVKSHGIDDEFLHIVARENSPFIVLDVEYRIAPEYPYPAALEDIQDVLQYLRHHPADYDLNHLAICGFGAGGNLALAMALSSPRDTFETAVVFYPVTDLSYPEKRKIQLMEPDIRRRMRRGTGGVMPPWVMESTIQSYLRGNHPNIVDDPRLSPIRQQDESRFPRRLLFITAEGDPWTADTKTMVDGLIYARRRDQTSLPTVFYLEMLGVGHAWDKYRKLDDHGLNQKNTAYDTAARFLRREVHP from the coding sequence ATGGCAAACCAGGCCCCCCAGAACCGGAACGCCCGAAACCAGCTCGTCCAGAACCAGCCTATACGGAGCCAAACCACCCCAAATCGGCTTCGCTGGTGGAGTTGGACTGACCTCCGCATTCGCCAACACCGCATCTTGGTCGAAAGGCACTACCCCATGCCAGAAGGCGGACCAGCCCATGCCAAGGGGACCATAGAAGTCGAGTCGCGACAAACTGGACGCATAATACGCGTCAATTGGTACTGTGGAATGGACAACACCAACGCTGCAGCTccagtcatcatccatctcagCGGCAGGAACTTCTGCGTCAAATCTCATGGCATCGACGATGAATTCCTTCACATTGTTGCACGTGAAAATAGCCCCTTCATAGTCCTCGACGTTGAGTACCGTATCGCCCCGGAGTACCCATACCCTGCGGCTCTCGAGGACATTCAGGACGTATTGCAATATCTCAGGCACCATCCTGCGGACTACGATCTCAACCACTTGGCTATCTGTGGATTCGGTGCCGGGGGAAATCTGGCCCTGGCTATGGCTCTTAGTTCCCCCCGTGACACTTTTGAAACCGCGGTTGTGTTTTATCCGGTCACGGATTTGTCGTATCCAGAGAAGCGCAAGATTCAGCTCATGGAACCGGATAtaaggaggagaatgagaagGGGGACGGGTGGTGTGATGCCGCCATGGGTGATGGAGTCGACTATCCAGTCTTATTTGCGTGGGAACCATCCTAACATCGTGGACGATCCGAGGCTTTCGCCTATTCGTCAGCAGGATGAGAGTAGATTTCCGCGAAGATTACTTTTCATTACAGCTGAAGGGGATCCGTGGACCGCGGACACTAAGACGATGGTAGACGGGTTGATATATGCTAGGCGTCGGGATCAGACATCATTGCCGACAGTGTTTTATCTGGAGATGCTTGGCGTAGGTCATGCTTGGGATAAGTATAGGAAACTTGATGACCATGGATTGAACCAGAAGAACACAGCGTATGACACGGCGGCGCGTTTTTTAAGAAGAGAGGTCCACCCATGA
- a CDS encoding bifunctional carbamoylphosphate synthetase/aspartate transcarbamylase (COG:G;~EggNog:ENOG410PFDZ;~InterPro:IPR017926,IPR032466,IPR036901,IPR035686, IPR036480,IPR036914,IPR002082,IPR005479,IPR006132, IPR006130,IPR006131,IPR006275,IPR006274,IPR036897, IPR013815,IPR011607,IPR011761,IPR016185,IPR029062, IPR002474,IPR005483,IPR005480;~MEROPS:MER0060647;~PFAM:PF00117,PF00988,PF02222,PF00185,PF02787, PF02786,PF02142,PF07478,PF02729;~go_function: GO:0004070 - aspartate carbamoyltransferase activity [Evidence IEA];~go_function: GO:0004088 - carbamoyl-phosphate synthase (glutamine-hydrolyzing) activity [Evidence IEA];~go_function: GO:0005524 - ATP binding [Evidence IEA];~go_function: GO:0016597 - amino acid binding [Evidence IEA];~go_function: GO:0016743 - carboxyl- or carbamoyltransferase activity [Evidence IEA];~go_function: GO:0046872 - metal ion binding [Evidence IEA];~go_process: GO:0006207 - 'de novo' pyrimidine nucleobase biosynthetic process [Evidence IEA];~go_process: GO:0006520 - cellular amino acid metabolic process [Evidence IEA];~go_process: GO:0006541 - glutamine metabolic process [Evidence IEA];~go_process: GO:0006807 - nitrogen compound metabolic process [Evidence IEA]), whose protein sequence is MPQSAGHEEAALPSSPLSGGAVAYNQINKELQPLPPMEAHNGAVIPPASAPYRGSNGRMVAVELEDGTVYQGYSFGAEKSIAGELVFQTGMVGYPESITDPSYRGQILVVTFPLVGNYGVPSRETMDELLKTLPKYFESTQIHIAGLVVATYAGEEYSHFLAQSSLGQWLKEQGVPAVHGVDTRALTKRIRQKGSMLGRLLLQKSETVSDATVIPTEKDSWKPFFEQIEWVDPNKKNLVAEVSIKEPKLFSPPENVALKHPSGRPVRVLCLDVGLKFNQLRCLLARGVEVLVVPWDYDFPTLAGKDYDGLFVSNGPGDPATLATTVNNLSKTLKEARTPVFGICLGHQLIARSVGAQTLKMKFGNRGHNIPCTSMLSGKCHITSQNHGYAVDSNSLPEGWEELFVNANDGSNEGIRHVSRPFFSVQFHPESTPGPRDTEYLFDVFINSIKDTMASSDALQKPVSFPGGAKEENIRIAPRVSVKKVLILGSGGLSIGQAGEFDYSGSQAIKALKEEGIYTVLINPNIATIQTSKGLADKVYFLPVNADFVRKVIKHERPDAIYCTFGGQTALQVGIQLKDEFESLGVKVLGTPIDTIITTEDRELFARSMDSINEKCAKSASASNLEEAMGVVESIGFPVIVRAAYALGGLGSGFADNMDELRELCLKAFAASPQVLIERSMKGWKEIEYEVVRDARDNCITVCNMENFDPLGIHTGDSIVVAPSQTLSDEDYNMLRTTAVNVIRHLGVVGECNIQYALNPFSKEYCIIEVNARLSRSSALASKATGYPLAFIAAKLGLGIPLNEIKNSVTKVTCACFEPSLDYCVVKIPRWDLKKFTRVSTQLGSSMKSVGEVMAIGRTFEEAIQKAIRSVDFHNLGFNETNALMSIKGELQTPSDQRLFAIANAMATGYSVDDIWKLTQIDKWFLSRLKGLSDFSKLMTQYNATSVPRPLIRQAKQLGFSDRQLAKFLSSNELAVRRLRVESGIIPIVKQIDTVAAEFPSVTNYLYLTYNASEHDVNFEDKGIMVLGSGVYRIGSSVEFDWCSVRAIRTLREQGHKTVMVNYNPETVSTDYDEADRLYFENINLETVLDIYQLESSSGVIISMGGQTPNNIALPLHRLNVRILGTSPEMIDGAENRYKFSRMLDRIGVDQPAWKELTSTEEATEFCNKVGYPVLVRPSYVLSGAAMNTVYSEHDLASYLNQAAEVSREHPVVITKYIENAKEIEMDAVARNGVMVGHFISEHVENAGVHSGDATLILPPQDLDPETVRRIEEATRKIGNALNVTGPYNIQFIAKDNDIKVIECNVRASRSFPFVSKVMGVDLIEMATKAMIGAPFAEYPPVSIPKDYVGVKVPQFSFSRLSGADPVLGVEMASTGEVASFGRDKYEAYLKALISTGFRLPKRNVLFSIGSYKEKMEMLPSIRKLHQIGFNLFATSGTADFLKENGVPVKYLEILPGEEEDIKSEYSLTQHLANNLIDLYINLPSNNRFRRPANYMSKGYRTRRMAVDYQTPLVTNVKNAKILIEAIARHFALNVQTIDYQTSHRTIILPGLINVAAFVPNLMVPGSPDFQAMTKASIAAGFSMVRVMPVGVDASVTDARALKIAQQNAEKSSFCDFNFSVVATADNADQIGQVTGDVGSLFIPFNHLSGNISKVATVTNHFGNWPSSKPIITDAKSTDLASVLLLASLHSRNIHVMSVSSKEDISLIALSKEKGLKVTCDVSVYSLFLTKDDFPECSSLPSVEDQKALWEHLSTIDVFSVGSIPYQVAGEKSSPVAGIAETLPLLFTAVSEGRLTVEDIVARLYENPKKIFELHDQADSSVEIEVDRPYLFQAPQGAWSPFNGKNVRGSVQRVVFQGKTSCLDGEIISDASTGTDMSTHRIVPASPSVKAMSPMVHARPESSLDRRLSFSGTPLRPGRKLAEQAPAVGELGPPLYTPVPQVSSSLLEMLSRSTFRQKHVLSVNQFTRADLHLLFTVAQEMRLGVQRQGVLDILKGRVLCTLFYEPSTRTSASFDAAMQRLGGRTIAISTEHSSTKKGETLQDTVRTLGCYGDAVVLRHPDPSSAETAAKFSPVPILNGGNGSVEHPTQAFLDLFTIREELGTVTGLTITFTGDLRYGRTVHSLLKLLQFYDVRVQLVAPKDLSLPEEVRQQVIASGQLVVESEELTPEIVARSDVLYSTRVQKERFSDLAQYERLKNSFVIDNALLKHAKSHMVVMHPLPRNAEISEEVDFDQRAAYFRQMRYGLYCRMALLALILAP, encoded by the exons ATGCCGCAGTCCGCTGGTCACGAGGAGGCtgccctcccctcctcccctctctctggAGGCGCAGTGGCCTACAACCAGATCAACAAGGAATTGCAGCCGCTTCCCCCGATGGAAGCTCACAATGGGGCCGTGATCCCTCCCGCTTCGGCTCCCTACCGGGGCAGCAATGGGAGGATGGTCGCCGTCGAGCTTGAGGACGGCACCGTCTACCAGGGCTACAGCTTTGGTGCCGAGAAGAGTATCGCCGGTGAATTGGTCTTCCAAACCGGTATGGTGGGATACCCAGAGTCCATCACGGATCCCTCGTATCGGGGCCAAATCCTCGTCGTTACCTTCCCCCTCGTCGGTAACTATGGTGTCCCCTCCCGGGAGACCATGGATGAGTTGTTGAAGACTCTTCCCAAGTACTTCGAGTCCACCCAGATTCACATCGCGGGTCTGGTCGTTGCTACTTACGCCGGAGAGGAATACTCCCACTTCCTTGCTCAGTCCTCCCTTGGCCAGTGGCTGAAGGAGCAAGGTGTTCCTGCCGTCCATGGTGTCGATACCCGTGCTCTCACCAAGCGCATCCGTCAAAAGGGTAGCATGCTGGGTCGTCTGCTGCTCCAGAAGTCTGAGACTGTCAGCGATGCCACTGTTATCCCCACGGAGAAGGACAGCTGGAAGCCTTTCTTCGAACAGATCGAATGGGTTGAccccaacaagaagaacctgGTCGCCGAAG TGTCGATCAAGGAACCCAAacttttctcccctcccgaGAATGTCGCCCTCAAACACCCCTCCGGTCGCCCGGTGCGTGTCCTCTGCTTGGACGTGGGTCTGAAGTTCAACCAGCTGCGCTGCTTGCTTGCCCGCGGTGTTGAGGTTCTCGTCGTTCCCTGGGATTATGACTTCCCTACTCTTGCTGGAAAGGACTATGACGGTCTGTTCGTCTCGAACGGTCCCGGTGACCCGGCTACCCTTGCCACCACTGTCAACAACCTCAGCAAGACCTTGAAGGAGGCCCGGACTCCTGTCTTCGGTATTTGCTTGGGTCACCAGCTGATCGCTCGCTCCGTCGGCGCCCAGActttgaagatgaagttcgGTAACCGTGGTCACAACATTCCCTGCACTAGCATGCTCAGCGGGAAGTGCCACATCACTTCTCAGAACCACGGTTATGCCGTGGACTCCAACAGCCTTCCCGAGGGCTGGGAGGAGCTCTTCGTTAATGCCAACGATGGTAGCAACGAGGGTATCCGTCACGTCAGCCGGCCCTTCTTCAGTGTCCAGTTCCACCCTGAAAGCACCCCTGGTCCCAGAGATACCGAATACCTGTTCGACGTCTtcatcaacagcatcaagGACACCATGGCTTCCTCGGACGCTCTTCAGAAGCCTGTCTCTTTCCCTGGTGgcgccaaggaggagaacaTCAGAATCGCTCCTCGCGTTTCCGTGAAGAAGGTCCTGATCCTGGGTAGTGGTGGTCTGAGCATTGGCCAGGCTGGTGAATTTGACTACTCCGGTAGTCAGGCCATCAAGGCcctgaaggaggaaggcatCTACACCGTCTTGATCAACCCCAACATTGCCACTATCCAGACTTCCAAGGGTTTGGCTGACAAGGTCTACTTCCTTCCTGTGAATGCCGACTTTGTTCGCAAGGTGATCAAGCACGAGCGCCCTGATGCCATCTACTGTACCTTCGGTGGCCAGACCGCTCTGCAGGTCGGTATTCAGCTCAAGGATGAGTTCGAGTCCCTCGGTGTCAAGGTCCTCGGTACCCCTATTGAtactatcatcaccaccgaAGATCGTGAGCTGTTTGCTCGCAGCATGGACTCCATCAATGAGAAGTGTGCCAAGTCCGCATCTGCCTCCAACTTGGAAGAGGCCATGGGAGTCGTTGAAAGCATCGGCTTCCCCGTTATCGTCCGTGCTGCCTATGCCCTTGGAGGTCTTGGCAGTGGTTTCGCCGATAACATGGATGAGCTGAGGGAGCTCTGCCTCAAGGCTTTCGCTGCTAGTCCTCAGGTGCTGATTGAGCGCAGTATgaagggatggaaggaaaTCGAGTACGAAGTCGTCCGTGATGCCAGGGACAACTGCATCACTGTCTGTAACATGGAGAACTTCGACCCTCTCGGTATCCATACCGGTGACTCTATCGTTGTTGCTCCTTCCCAGACTCTTTCTGACGAAGACTACAACATGCTGCGTACAACTGCCGTCAACGTCATTCGCCACCTTGGTGTTGTCGGAGAGTGTAACATTCAGTATGCGCTGAACCCCTTCTCCAAGGAGTACTGCATTATCGAAGTCAATGCTCGTTTGTCCAGATCCTCTGCTCTTGCTTCCAAGGCCACTGGTTATCCTCTTGCCTTCATCGCTGCCAAGCTTGGTCTGGGTATCCCCTTGAACGAGATCAAGAACTCAGTCACCAAGGTCACTTGCGCTTGCTTCGAGCCTTCCCTTGACTACTGTGTCGTGAAGATTCCCCGTTGGGATCTCAAGAAGTTCACCCGTGTCTCCACCCAGCTCGGTTCCTCCATGAAGAGTGTTGGTGAGGTCATGGCTATCGGACGTACTTTCGAGGAAGCCATTCAGAAGGCTATCCGCTCCGTCGACTTCCACAACCTTGGATTCAACGAGACCAATGCCCTCATGTCCATCAAGGGTGAACTGCAGACTCCCTCCGACCAGCGTCTGTTTGCCATTGCCAACGCCATGGCTACTGGCTACAGCGTCGACGATATCTGGAAGCTTACCCAGATCGACAAGTGGTTCCTGAGCAGACTTAAGGGTCTTAGCGACTTCAGCAAGCTCATGACCCAATACAATGCCACCAGTGTGCCCAGGCCCCTTATCCGCCAGGCCAAGCAGCTTGGTTTCTCGGATCGTCAGCTTGCCAAGTTCCTCAGCTCCAATGAGCTGGCTGTCAGACGTCTGCGTGTCGAGTCTGGTATCATCCCCATTGTGAAGCAGATCGATACGGTTGCTGCTGAGTTCCCCTCGGTCACCAACTACTTGTACCTCACATACAACGCCTCTGAGCACGATGTCAACTTCGAGGACAAGGGTATCATGGTTCTCGGATCTGGTGTTTATCGTATTGGTTCGTCCGTCGAGTTCGATTGGTGTTCCGTGCGGGCTATCCGTACCCTTCGTGAACAGGGCCACAAGACGGTCATGGTCAACTACAACCCGGAGACTGTCAGTACCGACTATGATGAGGCTGACCGGTTGTACTTCGAGAACATCAACCTGGAGACTGTCCTTGACATCTACCAGTTGGAGTCCTCTAGCGGTGTGATTATCTCCATGGGTGGTCAGACTCCCAACAACATTGCTCTGCCCCTGCACCGCTTGAACGTTCGCATCCTTGGTACCTCTCCCGAGATGATCGATGGTGCTGAGAACCGTTACAAGTTCTCCCGCATGCTTGACCGTATCGGAGTTGACCAGCCGGCTTGGAAGGAGCTTACTAGCACTGAGGAGGCTACCGAATTCTGTAACAAGGTCGGCTACCCTGTGCTTGTCAGACCTTCTTACGTGCTTTCCGGAGCTGCCATGAACACTGTCTACTCTGAGCACGACTTGGCCAGCTACCTCAACCAGGCTGCTGAGGTCTCCCGTGAGCACCCTGTGGTTATTACCAAGTACATTGAGAACGCCAAGGAGATTGAGATGGATGCTGTGGCTCGCAACGGTGTCATGGTTGGACACTTCATCTCTGAACACGTTGAGAACGCCGGTGTCCACTCTGGTGATGCCACCTTGATCCTGCCCCCGCAAGACCTGGATCCCGAGACCGTTCGCCGCATTGAGGAGGCTACCCGGAAGATCGGAAACGCTTTGAACGTCACTGGTCCTTACAACATCCAGTTCATCGCCAAGGACAACGACATCAAGGTCATCGAGTGTAACGTCAGAGCTTCTCGCTCTTTCCCCTTCGTCTCGAAGGTTATGGGCGTTGATCTCATTGAGATGGCTACTAAGGCGATGATCGGCGCTCCCTTCGCTGAATATCCTCCTGTTTCCATCCCCAAGGACTACGTCGGTGTGAAGGTGCCCcagttctccttctctcgtCTCTCGGGTGCCGATCCCGTCCTGGGTGTCGAGATGGCCTCCACTGGAGAAGTCGCATCTTTCGGTCGTGACAAGTACGAAGCCTACCTCAAGGCCTTGATCTCCACCGGTTTCCGCCTTCCCAAGCGTAACGTGCTGTTCTCTATCGGTTCctacaaggagaagatggagatgctGCCCTCGATCCGCAAGCTGCACCAGATTGGGTTCAACCTCTTCGCCACTTCCGGTACTGCTGATTTCCTGAAGGAGAACGGCGTCCCCGTCAAGTATCTCGAGATCCTtccgggagaggaggaggacatCAAGTCCGAGTACTCGCTCACTCAGCACTTGGCCAACAACCTGATTGACTTGTACATCAACTTGCCGTCCAACAACCGGTTCAGACGTCCTGCCAACTACATGAGTAAGGGTTACCGCACTCGTCGTATGGCTGTTGACTACCAGACTCCTCTGGTCACCAACGTCAAGAACGCCAAGATCCTCATTGAGGCCATTGCTCGCCACTTTGCTCTCAACGTGCAGACCATTGACTACCAGACCAGCCACCGCACTATCATCCTGCCCGGCTTGATCAACGTCGCTGCTTTCGTGCCCAACCTGATGGTTCCTGGCTCCCCTGACTTCCAGGCCATGACCAAGGCATCCATTGCCGCTGGTTTCAGCATGGTTCGCGTGATGCCTGTTGGTGTTGACGCTTCGGTCACCGATGCTCGTGCCCTGAAGATTGCCCAGCAGAATGCTGAGAAGTCCTCTTTCTGCGACTTCAACTTCTCTGTTGTGGCCACTGCTGACAACGCCGACCAGATCGGACAAGTGACGGGAGACGTGGGCTCGCTCTTCATCCCCTTCAACCACCTGTCTGGCAACATCAGCAAGGTTGCTACGGTCACCAACCACTTCGGTAACTGGCCGTCCAGCAAGCCTATCATCACCGATGCCAAGTCTACTGACCTGGCCTCCGTCTTGCTGTTGGCCAGCCTCCACAGCCGCAACATTCACGTCATGAGTGTGTCGTCCAAGGAGGACATCAGTCTCATTGCTCTCAGCAAGGAGAAGGGTCTTAAGGTGACTTGCGATGTTTCCGTCTACAGTCTGTTCCTTACGAAGGATGACTTCCCCGAGTGCAGCTCGCTGCCCTCGGTTGAGGACCAGAAGGCCTTGTGGGAGCACCTGAGCACCATCGATGTCTTCTCTGTCGGCAGCATCCCTTACCAGGTTGCTGGTGAGAAGAGCTCTCCTGTCGCCGGTATCGCCGAGACTCTGCCGCTCTTGTTCACTGCCGTCTCGGAGGGTCGCCTGACTGTTGAGGACATTGTCGCTCGTCTCTACGAGAACCCCAAGAAGATCTTCGAGCTTCACGACCAGGCCGACAGCTCCGTCGAGATTGAGGTTGACCGGCCGTACCTGTTCCAGGCACCCCAGGGTGCTTGGTCTCCTTTCAACGGCAAGAACGTTAGAGGGTCTGTGCAGCGTGTTGTTTTCCAGGGTAAGACCTCTTGCCTTGATGGTGAAATCATCTCCGATGCTTCCACTGGAACCGACATGTCCACCCACCGGATTGTGCCCGCCTCTCCTTCCGTGAAGGCCATGTCCCCTATGGTGCATGCTCGTCCCGAGAGCTCTCTCGACCGCAGACTGTCCTTCTCTGGAACTCCTCTCCGCCCCGGCCGCAAGCTTGCTGAGCAGGCCCCTGCTGTGGGAGAGCTTGGACCTCCTCTGTACACCCCCGTTCCCCAGGtgtcttcctctctccttgAGATGCTCTCTCGGTCCACCTTCAGACAGAAGCACGTGCTGTCCGTTAACCAGTTCACTCGGGCTGATCTGCACCTGCTCTTCACTGTGGCCCAGGAGATGCGCCTGGGAGTCCAGCGCCAGGGTGTGCTTGATATCCTGAAGGGTCGTGTTCTGTGCACTCTCTTCTATGAGCCTTCCACCCGGACGTCCGCTTCTTTCGATGCTGCCATGCAGCGTCTGGGAGGCCGCACCATTGCCATCTCCACCGAGCACTCCTCGACCAAGAAGGGTGAGACCCTGCAGGATACCGTCCGCACTCTCGGCTGCTACGGAGATGCCGTTGTTCTGCGTCACCCCGATCCCAGCAGCGCCGAGACCGCGGCCAAGTTCTCCCCCGTCCCCATCCTCAACGGTGGCAACGGCAGTGTTGAGCACCCCACTCAGGCGTTCCTTGACCTCTTCACCATCCGTGAGGAGCTCGGCACCGTTACCGGCTTGACCATCACCTTCACTGGTGACCTGCGTTACGGCCGCACTGTGCACTCGCTGCTGAAGCTGCTCCAGTTCTACGATGTTCGCGTCCAGCTGGTTGCGCCCAAGGATCTTTCCCTGCCCGAGGAGGTCCGCCAGCAAGTCATTGCCTCTGGCCAGCTTGTTGTGGAGTCTGAGGAGCTGACTCCTGAGATCGTTGCCCGCTCCGATGTTCTGTACTCTACCCGTGTGCAGAAGGAGCGCTTCAGCGATCTGGCTCAGTACGAGCGTTTGAAGAACAGCTTCGTCATTGACAACGCTCTTCTGAAGCACGCCAAGAGCCACATGGTCGTGATGCACCCTCTGCCTCGTAACGCGGAGATCTCGGAGGAAGTTGACTTCGACCAGCGGGCGGCCTACTTCCGCCAG ATGAGATATGGTCTCTACTGCCGTATGGCTCTGCTTGCGTTGATTCTGGCGCCTTAG